The window GCCCTCATCCGCGTGCCGGAGGAGGCGACGGAGATCCGCCCGGGGGACATCGTCGACGTGATGTTCCTGGCACAGGGCAGCTGATCGACAGGTGTTCGACCCCTTCGGCCTGGCGACCCGGTCCTTCCGGGAACCCGGGAGCGGACCACGTGGCATGCTCCACCCCGGATGGCCCGAATCGACGCCCACGGTGCGGCTCCCGGACGGCGGCCGTCTGCGCCTGCGTCCCCTGACCAGCCGCGACGGCAACGACTGGCGGGAACAGCGGCTTCTCGACGAGTCCTACCTCCGCCCCGTCGAACCCACCGCCCCCGACGGCTGGGAGGCCGCCCACTCGCCCTCGGCGTGGTGGAACTTCTTCTCCGGCCTGCGCGACGCCAGCCGCAGGGGCCAGGTCGTGCCGCTGGTCATCGAGCTCGACGGCCGGTTCTCCGGGCAGGTCACCCTGGGCACGATCCAGCACGGCAGCATCTCGGACTGCTGGATCGGCTACTGGGTGTTCTCCGCGGCGCAGGGCAGGGGAGTGGCCACCGCGGCGTGTGCGCTGGGCACCGACCATGCTTTCCGACGCGTCGGCCTCCACCGCGTCACCGCCACCTACCTGCCCGACAACCCGGCGTCCGGCCGGGTGCTGGCGCTCAACGGCTTCCGCGACGAGGGGTACCTGCGGGGGAACCTGCACATCGACGGCCGCTGGCGTGACCACCACTTCGTGGCGCAGAACGTCGAGGACCACCGGGAGTCGTGCGTCGAGAGATTGCGCCGCAGTGGCCGATTGCGGTGACACCCTTCGGCGTGGCGGGAGGCACACCCGCCGTCACGTCGATACCCTTGACTGGAATCCCTGTCCCCGTCCGAGGAAGGTGCACGACACGTGTCCAATGGCCTGATCATCATCCTGATCATCGTGGTGTGGCTGTTCGTGCTGGCCCCGCTGCTGATGCGTGGGCAGAAGTCGAT of the Corynebacterium humireducens NBRC 106098 = DSM 45392 genome contains:
- a CDS encoding GNAT family N-acetyltransferase produces the protein MFDPFGLATRSFREPGSGPRGMLHPGWPESTPTVRLPDGGRLRLRPLTSRDGNDWREQRLLDESYLRPVEPTAPDGWEAAHSPSAWWNFFSGLRDASRRGQVVPLVIELDGRFSGQVTLGTIQHGSISDCWIGYWVFSAAQGRGVATAACALGTDHAFRRVGLHRVTATYLPDNPASGRVLALNGFRDEGYLRGNLHIDGRWRDHHFVAQNVEDHRESCVERLRRSGRLR